A section of the Streptomyces xinghaiensis S187 genome encodes:
- a CDS encoding universal stress protein — MVQQDPAPGDTGPGPVLVGVDDAHDQQIVVRHAAAEAARRGQPLHILHAVEWPLPAGAAEVYREVTAPQAQAAAVLAPFTAQAHAEHPGLNVVAEPFAGRPAAALVDRSARVSLVVVGHRGTGGFPRLPLGSVSWQVATHAECPVIVVRPGRTAARPPHRVVVGVDTADLPAEPLRFAFAEAALREAELTLLGAGPRPRPPAAEPAAPAAPEEEGRESPARAPGGLEDLATAWRHEYPNVTVTTRHVAGRPATALAEASHDAELVVVGSHGRTGVRRALLGSVSAEVLHTAVCPVAVVPVRPAGD; from the coding sequence ATGGTGCAGCAGGATCCGGCGCCCGGGGACACCGGGCCGGGCCCCGTCCTCGTGGGCGTCGACGACGCGCACGACCAGCAGATCGTGGTACGGCACGCGGCGGCGGAGGCGGCGCGCCGGGGCCAGCCGCTGCACATCCTGCACGCCGTGGAGTGGCCGCTGCCGGCCGGCGCGGCCGAGGTCTACCGGGAGGTCACCGCCCCCCAGGCGCAGGCCGCGGCCGTGCTGGCGCCGTTCACCGCGCAGGCGCACGCCGAGCACCCGGGGCTGAACGTGGTGGCGGAGCCGTTCGCGGGACGCCCGGCCGCGGCGCTGGTCGACCGCTCCGCGCGGGTGTCGCTGGTGGTCGTCGGGCACCGGGGCACCGGCGGCTTCCCCCGGCTGCCGCTGGGCTCGGTGAGCTGGCAGGTGGCGACGCACGCCGAGTGCCCGGTGATCGTCGTACGGCCGGGGCGGACCGCGGCCCGACCCCCGCACCGCGTCGTCGTCGGCGTGGACACGGCCGACCTGCCGGCCGAGCCGCTGCGCTTCGCCTTCGCGGAGGCCGCGCTGCGGGAGGCGGAGCTGACCCTGCTGGGCGCGGGCCCCCGGCCGCGGCCGCCTGCCGCGGAACCCGCCGCGCCCGCCGCGCCGGAAGAGGAGGGCCGGGAGTCCCCGGCCCGGGCACCGGGCGGCCTGGAGGATCTGGCCACGGCCTGGCGGCACGAGTACCCCAACGTCACGGTCACCACGCGCCATGTCGCCGGGCGGCCCGCCACCGCGCTGGCGGAGGCGTCGCACGACGCGGAGCTGGTGGTCGTCGGCTCCCACGGCCGTACCGGGGTGCGGCGGGCGCTGCTGGGGTCCGTGAGCGCGGAGGTGCTGCACACCGCCGTCTGCCCGGTCGCCGTCGTACCGGTCCGGCCGGCCGGCGACTGA
- a CDS encoding metal-sensitive transcriptional regulator has product MQVDEEAVGAVLNRLRRAQGQLAGVIAMIEAGRDCKDVVTQLAAVSRALDRAGFKIVASGMRQCMAAADEDTPPMSEQELEKLFLALA; this is encoded by the coding sequence ATGCAGGTGGACGAGGAAGCTGTCGGCGCGGTGCTCAACCGTCTGCGCCGCGCCCAGGGACAGCTGGCAGGCGTGATCGCCATGATCGAGGCCGGGCGTGACTGCAAGGATGTCGTGACCCAGCTCGCCGCCGTGTCCCGCGCACTGGACCGGGCCGGGTTCAAGATCGTGGCCAGCGGCATGCGGCAGTGCATGGCGGCGGCCGACGAGGACACGCCCCCGATGAGCGAGCAGGAACTGGAGAAGCTCTTCCTCGCTCTCGCCTGA
- a CDS encoding Tat pathway signal sequence domain protein, whose amino-acid sequence MGTLMHRRVGKLLAGAAIAVSGTAIAVAVTLPGSAGASDGAETGAGAEERPGGENAGRAADTAGRQPAGAVEEEPPAGERGVGRDGLTTDELRRVERLALTPGLRSGSEDVEGDRGPEVLGTDLVELKPSEVDDAAPPRRAEVSFYDYKDDQLVLKTVNLSTGEVEKTETREGEQPPPTRAEAVEAAEVLLADPLGAGLKQDYKAATGKALTGPGQLTTTAMIYRVDGENAGPDRVRACGEHRCVRLFTKVTDGPWIDVRHLVIDLSAGTVSRIG is encoded by the coding sequence GTGGGGACGTTGATGCACCGCCGGGTGGGGAAGTTGTTGGCGGGTGCGGCCATCGCGGTGAGCGGTACGGCGATCGCGGTCGCCGTGACGCTGCCGGGCAGCGCGGGGGCCTCCGACGGCGCGGAGACCGGCGCCGGGGCGGAGGAGAGGCCCGGCGGGGAGAACGCCGGCCGGGCGGCGGACACGGCCGGCCGGCAGCCGGCGGGTGCGGTCGAGGAGGAGCCGCCCGCGGGCGAGCGGGGCGTGGGCCGGGACGGGCTGACGACGGACGAGCTGCGGCGCGTGGAGCGCCTGGCCCTCACGCCGGGGCTCCGCTCGGGCAGCGAGGACGTGGAGGGCGACCGGGGCCCGGAGGTGCTCGGCACGGATCTCGTCGAGCTGAAGCCGTCGGAGGTGGACGACGCGGCACCGCCGCGCCGCGCGGAGGTGTCGTTCTACGACTACAAGGACGACCAGCTCGTCCTGAAGACCGTCAACCTGTCGACCGGAGAGGTCGAGAAGACGGAGACCCGCGAGGGCGAGCAGCCGCCGCCCACCCGCGCGGAGGCCGTGGAGGCCGCCGAGGTGCTGCTGGCGGACCCGCTCGGCGCGGGGCTGAAGCAGGACTACAAGGCGGCCACCGGCAAGGCGCTCACCGGGCCGGGACAGCTCACCACCACCGCGATGATCTACCGGGTGGACGGGGAGAACGCGGGGCCGGACCGGGTGCGCGCCTGCGGGGAGCACCGCTGCGTGCGGCTGTTCACCAAGGTCACGGACGGCCCGTGGATCGACGTCCGGCATCTGGTGATCGACCTCAGCGCCGGCACCGTGAGCCGGATCGGCTGA
- a CDS encoding DUF302 domain-containing protein, whose product MEYARTITLDLPYDQAVPRVKEAFAEQGFGTLTEIDVRATLKNKIGEDIEDYVILGACNPHLAHRALDIEREIGLLLPCNVVVRAAGDGTTLVQALDPGVMVSVPGRPEMEPVAEEAGRRIQAALDALKG is encoded by the coding sequence ATGGAGTACGCCCGCACCATCACCCTGGACCTCCCCTACGACCAGGCCGTTCCCCGGGTGAAGGAGGCGTTCGCGGAGCAGGGGTTCGGCACGCTCACCGAGATCGACGTCCGCGCGACGCTCAAGAACAAGATCGGCGAGGACATCGAGGACTACGTCATCCTCGGCGCCTGCAACCCGCACCTCGCCCACCGGGCCCTGGACATCGAGCGGGAGATCGGCCTGCTGCTGCCCTGCAACGTCGTGGTGCGCGCCGCGGGGGACGGGACGACCCTGGTCCAGGCGCTGGACCCGGGGGTCATGGTCAGTGTGCCGGGCCGGCCGGAGATGGAGCCGGTGGCGGAGGAGGCCGGCCGGCGCATCCAGGCCGCTCTGGACGCCCTGAAGGGCTGA
- a CDS encoding general stress protein — MSETDARPLDPISAAWNTVASYDAYEEAQAAVDRLSDEKFPVEHIDIVGSGLRLVEHVTGRLTKGRAAAAGAAGGAWFGLLIGLLVGLFTTGPVWLGLILGGVLIGAAWGAVFGFVGHAATGGRRDFASTRRLVASRYDVVVRGGKADEARAILQRAGLTGT, encoded by the coding sequence ATGTCCGAGACCGATGCACGGCCACTGGACCCGATCAGCGCCGCATGGAACACGGTGGCGAGCTACGACGCATACGAGGAGGCCCAGGCCGCGGTCGACCGGCTCTCCGACGAGAAGTTCCCCGTGGAGCACATCGACATCGTCGGGTCGGGGCTGCGCCTGGTGGAACACGTCACCGGCCGCCTCACCAAGGGGCGCGCGGCGGCCGCGGGAGCGGCGGGCGGTGCCTGGTTCGGTCTGCTGATCGGACTGCTCGTGGGGCTCTTCACCACCGGGCCGGTCTGGCTCGGGCTGATCCTGGGCGGTGTCCTCATCGGCGCGGCCTGGGGTGCCGTCTTCGGTTTCGTCGGGCACGCCGCGACCGGCGGGCGCCGTGACTTCGCGTCCACCCGGCGACTGGTCGCCTCCCGCTACGACGTCGTCGTGCGGGGCGGGAAGGCGGATGAGGCCCGGGCCATCCTCCAGCGGGCCGGGCTCACCGGCACCTGA